ATGCATAGCAGCTTGATTGTCACAAAATAAGATCATAGGCGTATGAGAGAAAAAACTAAGATCTGCAAGTAGATTCTTAAGCTAAATTAATTCACATGAAACAGATGCCATTGAGCCATATTCAGCTTCAGCACTTGAACACGTGACCACCTATTGTTTTTTGCTCTTCCAAGACACTAAATTACCTCTAACAAACATGCAATATTTAGTGGTAGAATGTGTATCTaatgcatttcttgtccaatcAGAATCTATGTATCCTATAATATTTGTATGTCCATTGCGTGTCATAATAATATCACGACCAATAGTCCCTTTCAAGTATCGCAGAATACGCTTCATCATGTCAAGATGTTGAGCTGTAGAAGCATGCATGTATTGGCTTAATAAGCTAACAACAATGTAATGTCTAGTCCAGTGATTGTCAAGTAAATCAACTTTCCAACAATCATTTGATAAGTAGTGAATGTTGGGAAAGGTTTGCTTGATGAATCTAGCCACAGCTTGTTATCCAAAGGAGTAATAGCTAGCTTGGTATGCAGCATTTCAACATCATATGCCATGTCTAAGATATATTTCTATTGGTTAAGAAACACACCCTTGCTGGAAGTAGCCATTTCTATCCCTAGGAAATACTTCAGCTTCCCAAGATCTTTAATGGAGAATTGTTGTTGCAGATGTTTCATTACTTTCCATGATAATTAAGTCATTTACATATATAAGCATAATCAACTTATCTGTAGAATTCTGTTGAATAAACAATAAAGAGTTAGCATTACTTTTTGTGAAACCAAGTGTTTGTAAAGCAACACTTAAATTGGCAAGCCATGCTCTTGGATTATGTTTCAATCCATAGATGGATTTATGAAGTTTGTAGACCAGGTTTGGAGAGTGACTTTGTGGATGTCCTAGGGGTAGCTTCATGAATACTTCATCTTCAAGTTCTCCATACAGGAATGCATTGCATACATCCATTTGATATAATGACCGAGCCTAATTAATTGCCACAAATAATAAGACACAGACAATAGTCATTTTCGTAATTAGAGCAAAGGTTTCCTTGTAGTCGATTCCAAATTTCTGCGAGAACTTATGAGCTACAAGCGAGGCTTTATGCCTTTTAATTGTTCCATCTGAGTTGAATTTTGTCTTGCAAATCCAGCAACAACCAACTGCATGTTTACCTACAGGAAGAGGCATACTGCTTCATATTTGATTATCAGCAATTgcactcaacttttttttatcacaaccTGCTACCATACAACTTAGGATTAAGCTTCTTGAAATGACTTGGGTTCGTGTTCTTTAGAGATAGAGGTGAGGAAGGCTCGATGATCCGAGGAAAATTTATCATATGACGGAACTTTAAATACTGGATGCTTGACAGTATATATTACATACTCTTATAATATAGGAGGAGGCTGACTTGTTATGTGAGACAATATTCTAGGAACTTGATCACCTTGAATAATATGATCTTCTAATAGGCTGAAAAACATCAAGTGCTGAACATGCACCTACAAGATCCTCAACAGTGGTGGAAGGAGATTGATCAACAACAGGCTGAACTTTAATATCTAGAATTTCAGAACCTATTGCGATAGAGAGCATACATTCTAATCATTATAACTGGAACTAGGCAGTGGAAACAAGTtaaaatcatcatctttttgATATGTGGCAGGGTAATAAGGAGTATCTTCAGAAAATCTAACATATCTTGaaacatacatttttttttttgtgagggaTCATAACATCAATATCCCTCTTGTGTTTGAAAATACCATAAGAAAATGCATTTAATAGCTCTGGAATCAAGCTTGTCTCGTTTTGATGAGGGTAAGTGCACAAAAACTAAGCATCCAAATACCTTCAGATGTGCTAATTTAGGAATTGGAACCTGCAAAACTTCAAGAGGAGATTTAAAATCCAGCACGTGGCTGGGTAAGCGATTTATGAGATAGATATCCATAAGAATATTGTATGACCAAAACCCCTTTGAAACGTGCATTTGTAACATTATAGCATGAGTTTTTTCAAGTAGATCATGATCTTTCCATTCAGAGACTCCATTTTATTGTGGTATACCCATACAACTAGTTTGATGTAATATGTCattataatgtaaataatatgTCATGTTTTTGGATATGTATTCTGAGCCATTATCTGATCAGAATGTTCTAAAATGACCAAagaattgatttataattaacGTATGAAAATCCTAAAAGCAGGAAAAAACATCACCCTTATCCTTTAACAAATACACCCATGTGACtatagaaaaatcatcaataaaagttacaaaatatttataaccaTCAGAAACATATTGAAAGGTCCCCATACATTTGAGTGTATAAGTTCAAACGCATATGTTACATGTGTAGTACAATTATTAAACAGAAGTTTAGATGCTTTTGAAAAAtgcaaatctcacattgaagaGGTTTCGAGATggaaactaaatttattttgcaaTCTGAAGGATGTCCTAAACAATGATGCCATAAGAGTGGCTCGTATGATGTTTTGAAACTAGTCTAAATGCTTTTGGGAATgcaattatattgaaaaaaatagtagaGACCATGCAAGAAAAAACCTTCACCAATATTCTTTTTGGTTAATCGATCTTGAAATATAACCTTGTGATGAGTGAAAATTACATCACAACTGAAAGTAAAAGTTATATTACTGATCTAGagtaattgaaaaggaaaagaaggaacaaaTAGAACATCAAACATGATTTCAAAGACAATCTTGatttttcctttacctttcacaGGAGACCCCTTTCTATTTGCTATCGAAATAAAGGcaggaaaaacaaatctttcaAGGTTAGagaaatttatcaacttgtttgACATATGATTAGTGGTTCCAGAATCAACAATCCAAAGATCATGCATATTATCAAGTTCTAATGCAATCATAAAAGCAGTCAGAATACCTTTGCTGATGTTTATGTCTATCTTTGCTAGAAAATTTATGAGTTGATTGATCAGTGTAGTTAATTGTGTTGATGTTGTTCTTATCCAGCAGTTCTAGTGATTCCAAACTGTATCTTTCCATGGCTATATTTGTCTTACAAATATATGGTAAAATCTTGTACTAAGGCAGCGAGGTTGGCAACGAAGTTTTCAGTTGACAGAGTTGAATCTGCCAGATGTGCTTTATAATTCGTTCTCCTTCGAAGTCCTCTTTTCTTATTAGAAAATCTGGGTTTGAGTTCTAGATGTAGCTGCCAACACCGGTCAGTGAGGTGTCCAGTAGTATGAAAATTGATGCACTTAAACTCTGAATGTTTTCCCTTTTAATGATATGTCATCACCTacttgttttgatataaaaaaacatgctcagGCATACTAGAACTAAATTTTTCACTACATGGCattattttaacatgataaCCACGGGTAGCTGCTGTTCTAGACTGAGTTTCGTGATTCATCAGCTTCCTATGAATTTCTTCACGCTGAACCGTTATTGTCACAAATTGCAAAGATGACAGTTTTGGGTTCATTAGGATATGGCTCTGTAGATCTTCAAAGTCAGAACTAAGACTTGCCAAGAGCTGGAAAATTCTATCTTCCTCTGTTCTTCTGCATAGGATAACAACATTACAGGTGTGAGGGTAATAAATCTCTAGTTCGTTCCATAGacttttcaaatttcctaataGTTGAACAAATGGTTTGTTGTCTTGATGAAGATTTGCAATTTCATGGTGAATCTGAAAAATTTATGCCGCGTTGTTTTGGTTGCCATACATATTACGAATGGCATTCCAAAAATCATGTGCGGATTCAAAGTAGTTGAAAATTTCAGCCAAGTTTCGTTCCATAGAATTAAGAATCCAAGACATCACCAACTGATATTTGGATAACCATATTTTGTATTCGAAAGATTCCATATCTGGAGATGAAATTGAACCATTGATGAATCCCAATTTTGATCTTCCACTGAGAACAATAGTGACGGCTCTTGACCAAGAAAGATAATTGAATTCATTTAGTAAAACTACACTCAATCGTTGAGCAGTATTGGTGTCATCAATATTATTGTTGAAAAGAGGAGTTACCTTTGAGGTAGAACTTTCTTCCATAATAGCTATAGAAAATTCTTCTATAAGAGTAAAAACTAATGCTTAATTAATGATAGAAACctagctctaataccatgtaGAAATTTTGAGAAGTATAATCTCTTAATCATCAATTTACTGATGGCAGAGTGCAAGTATATATAGACTAGAATCAGTTTCTAACGTGGCAACTTCTAGATTTGATTATGTATGTCCTTGATCATgaaggaaataaataataattacatgttCATCTAAACTAGTTAAGagacataatatatatatatatatatatatatataatatatatatatatatatatatatatatatatatatatatataaaaggcaaTATAATAACTACAAGATCTTGTATATTGTCTCTTGATGTTGTAGTATCTGCTACATTAATATTCAATATCTGTAATATCTGCACCATTAATCTTCAGTATTTGTAGTATCTGCAAGGATTTACAACTTATATTGTAATCTTCAAGATGACTAGCAAACACCTTTCCAAATATTATTTGTGGATTAgagtttttgatatttatattttacttattatttatgggataaaaaaatttaaatatttataaactatTAATCGGTTTTTGGATATCTATTatgtattattatataataaaaaataaaatagttaatatatcTCTTTTTGTATATGTgtgttttatgttaatattGAGATATGTacatattatattgtattaaaaatataaatattttataaatatatctatacaatataaatataatttcaggTTAGATTCGGGTGGGTTTGACAATATCCATACCTTACGTTACCCAATATCCATCGAGCAAGGTGATTATCCAAAAAATACTTATTAAGATTGGGTTGGGTCAGTATCCATCGGGGTCAAATTAAATTGTCATCTCTACTTCCCAGATGATCTGGGGCCTAGGTTGGGCtagatttgaataaaaataggaAGATAATTGACGTGATGTGACATGTTTAAAAGTACAAGTTAACCAGTGACCTAGTCAGCCCTAGAAAAACCCATTcaaaacccgttgacttttttctcttttttatatataaaataaaacaaattaggtTGACCTGGGTCAACCCTCTTGAACCATAACCCAGGACTTACCCCGAGTCAACCCCTATATCAGGTTTAAAACTATGGTAAAAACTTGTTTCTAACCAACCATGCATTTtggttttcaaatataaataaactagtttgatttgttttgttatgcTCTAAGGtgaaacatttttttcacaacataaaaaaaagatgatataggtgttgttgatgtttttaattttttttttaaaaaaattaactgcaaattaaaaatttatatgtgcattcaataaaataaataaaaaattatatgtgctactaaataataaaaactatgtTGATTCCAACCAAAGTTTGAGTCGGGAAGTTGAGATAAATATGTTATTTCTCAGAGAAAAAGATgaatatttgtttcagtttgaataaggtctttaaaattttaattaatttgaatcaataaaattgaattttattttatcaaatcaagcattaaacatatttttaacattgtaGAAGCTTCATATAAAGtcaactaaaataaaacatcaaactcaatttcaaatcaacctaacctaaaagaattaaattgagaataaaaaagtcaaatgacaaaaaagaaaagagaagaaaaaaaaactttgtgagCAACTATTGGGACCCATAATTGATTGTGTCTTTTTTCTATGttctattttcattgtttttttcatatatttattaaatcttgCAATGACTCACATGTTCTAAATGTCGttttatgatttatgattatcaattttgtaaaatcaaactataattgttaaataaaaagtaaaaggatccaataaaaaaagaaggatgtaaataaaaaaaaattgaaggacccaataaaaaaaataatgcaaatgaaaataaaagatttgaggtgataaaaaaaatttgaaggagcaaataaaaaaagaggggaTGCAAATGCCAAAAAAAGAGGTGGTTCACcaagttttttaattgtatgAATAAAAAGCAGTACTTTtacaaaaagagaggaaaagaaagaagcaacaAGTGATTCaagacaagaaaaattaaataatttaaaaaacgtGTGGACGGTGAAATATTTCTTTATGGCTCACATCATTTTCATATGGTTTTCTAACACATGCACGCTTGTGTTGTATAAATAAGGGAACGCAGACACAGAGGTTTCATACAAAAGTAAAAGGAAACACAACGCCATAGCTATCCAACTCGTCTCCTGCTCTCATCATCATAACGCCTCTTTCCTGGTCCTGAACACCCATTTTTCTCATCTCTGCAAAAGCACACAGTCTCTGAAAAGAAGCAGGGAGATATACACAAGATGGCACTAACTAAAGAAATCATGGGTGGTCGTTTAATTGATGGACCATCATTTGTAAGAACATCAAAAATGTTCATGAACCAAAGGCTAGGAATGGTTAAAAAGAACCAGTTCTTGGTGAGGCCGGTTCTGGTGCCTCTGCAACAGATTAGAAGACAGGAGCAAGTAAGAAGAGCGGTGAAGGTTCCTCCTGTGGCAGTCATCAGTGAAGAAATAATGAAGGCTAATAGCAACACCAGTTTGCCTGGAAAGGCAGTGAAATTCAAGGTGAGAGCTCTGGTGACGGTGAGAAACAAACACAAGGAGGACTTGAAGGAGACTATCGTGAAGCGGCTGGATGCTTTAACGGACAATATAATTGGGAGAAATGTAGTTTTGGAGCTTATTAGCACTGAAGTTGATCCAAGTAAGTAAAGTAGTATTTCTCCAAGATAATCGCTAGCACTTGTTTTGGATTCTCTAAAAACGACTCATTATACttattttcagttttctttgtttgataCGAAGAATCAAACTCTCATGATCATATGGGTTGATTTGCATGTTTGACATAGTTAAGCTCCCTTCTCTCATTAGATCATAGAAACCTAGAATTCAATGATGATCTTAATTGGCTCTATAGAAAGCAAGGAACCAAAGAGAAGCAAGGGAGCTGCGTTAAGAGACTGGTCGAAGAAATCAAAGATTAAAGCTGAGAGGGTCCATTACACTGCTGAATTTACAGTAGACTCGGATTTTGGTGTGCCTGGGGCAATCACAGTGAGCAACAAGCATCAACAGGAGTTTTTCTTGGAGACTATCACCATTGACGGTTTTGCTTGTGGCCCCGTTCATTTCCCTTGCAACTCGTGGGTACAATCCAAAAAAGATCATCCTGCGGAGAGAGTATTTTTCTCTAATAAggtaattattatgtttttagtttCTGAATTATCACTTTTCTTGAAATGCATGATacggttggattttttttttttttgggatgttATTGTCCAGTAATATACAATTTATAAAGGTCAAACCATGTGTTCCATGTGGTTAGGTCTTGACttctttaaaaatgttaatCAAGTGCAACAATTCAGAGCCTGCTGACATTGAATTTCAGCCACTTAATATTTCCTTTTTActtcttgctttattttttcatatatatatatatatatatatatatatatatatatatatatttgcttgcATGATATGAGgttttttctattcattttctTGTCTTGTAAGAGAGCAAGAGATggcttgatatatatatttttttttttttttacaatgatcGTAGTTTTCGTTTGTGATTATTATGAATAGTAATaatgatttaaagtattttttatttagaaatatattaaaataatttttttaaagtaatttttaacattaatacattaaaataatataaaaatatttattataaataaaaaaaatttaaaatttaaacaaatataatttacaccGTACATCCAAACACGTACACCACAATTCTTTCAAACAGGAAATCGAGTTTCACTgagttaaaaattgaatttcctCTCATGTCGCTTTCAAAATATGTAGTGGAATGCCCACTGTGAAGACATTGGAAAAGGATACAGGCAACAGTAAGACTTTATTTAGATTCCCCTATAAATGGACGGGGGTCACTCTCTGTAAGGGACCATGGACATATAAGCCTGGCGCCACTAGATTATGGATGGGTGAGGTGTCTCTCTGTGCTTCTTTCCTTCTTACCAGTAGTAAACGAGAACACAGAGGAGCGAGGAAGTCTTTTACAAGTATAGATAGATCCAAACTATCTGGAACGCACCCTTCCCTTTGACCGATGAGCATGCTGGCAACATTGATGGAGATGAGCCTTTTGTAACTGTTTAAGGGAGCAACTGTCAACTAATCACACCCTTGATACTGCAGTCCATGGATCCCATTTTGAGAATAAAGAAAATTGCTGtctgtaaattttatttgcatggtCTCTTGTGCTTAAATTcagttttttacatatatatatatatatatatagacttttaATCTGAGCAGCCATATTTACCAAGCGAGACACCAGCTGGGCTTAAAGCATTGAGAGATAAGGAGCTAAGCAATCTTAGGGGCGATGGCAAAGGAGTTAGAAAAAAGTCAGACAGGATTTACGACTTCGATGTGTACAATGATTTGGGAAATCCAGACAAGGGTAATCACTTGGTTAGACCAGGACTCGGTGGTAAAGCAATTCCATACCCAAGACGATGCCGTACTGGTCGCCTTCCAATGGATTCTGGTTAGTCAGGTTTTGCTTCCTTGATTTGATGATTCAAGCATATGATCCATTTCTTTTAGGTGCACACCAATTGCTTATTTAACTGCATGTGCCGCTGCTTGGAAAGTTCTAGATGCTAGCTAGGACTTAACTTACCATGGATGCTTCCCTTTTACATTCGCAACACACACTCACAAGAATCCTGCTTGATTCCTACCAGATATTAACGCGGAGAGCCGGGTGGAGAAGCCAACGCCACTGTACGTGCCCAGAGATGAACAATTTGAGGAGTCTAAGCAAATTACATTCTCAAATGGGAGGCTTAGAGCTGTGCTTCATACTCTAATACCAGCGATTAAGGCCAGCATTTCTGCAGATAATCAAGACTTTGGTAGCTTCTCAGACATTGGTGTTCTGTACAAAGAAGGGCTTCTTCTTAAAGTTGGATTGCAAGATGAAATCTGGAAGAATCTACCATTGCTCAAAGCGGTCAACAAGATACAAGAGTCTGGCGAGGGACAGCTCAAATATGACACGCCAAAGATTCTTTCCAGTGAGTACATTCCCTGTTAGATTtcctatattttctttttttgtaccaatcattttttttcctttttgttataCATTTTATATTCGTTAAAGATCGCATGAACCATGGAACTTTTGGACCGTAAAGCAGGGCACAAACGTTGCGTATACTTTTAATACGCAAACAAGAAATAGACAGAGATTTTTGGTTGTATGATTCACCAGTTAAACTCGCATGGCAAGGGCACTAACTCGACCGTCCGAAGGACACTTTCCTATAGAGATTTTCTAGGTTTATTGTCGATGTCTCGGTTTTTGTTGGACCACAGATACAAAACTGATTTATATATGCCCGTGAAATTGAACCAACATGAAAATAACGTCGTGAATCCAGAAAACCACTAGGCATTAGCCATCGTGCATTTAGTGGGATCCAAGTCATGCACACTAAAGTTCTTCAAGAATAAAAGTAGATTGCCTGGCTTACATTGCTCTTGCAAGGAAGAATGATCCTGTCTAGCATTTGATTACcagagagagaaaaaacccACCCATGCTTTTTCTTTGCTGGTTGGGAGCCAATCCTGGTCAAATTAAAAACGTGTTTGTGAGTTTCCAAAACCTTTTGGTGGCACGCAGTTGTTTATGTGCAAAGTGGATTAATTTCTATCAAACAAGTACACATTCCAAAAcatgatgaattaattaatcaagattaATCTACGAGCAAGCATGTGATTCCAAATATTGCAGGGGACAAGTTAGCCTGGTTGAGAGACGACGAATTTGCCCGTGAAACTGTGTCAGGAATAAACCCAGTCAGCATTGAGAGACTTAGGGTTTTTCCACCAAGAAGCAGTCTTGATCCTGAAATTTACGGTCCACTAGAATCTGCTCTCAAAGAAGAACACATTCTGGGCCATCTTAATGGCTTGTCCGTTTCGCAGGTAATAATCCCAAATCTCCTGCTTTCCTTTTGTAGTCACTAGCAGTgtcatattaaaaaagaaaaaaagaaaaagacttgCATTATCA
This region of Populus alba chromosome 3, ASM523922v2, whole genome shotgun sequence genomic DNA includes:
- the LOC118037984 gene encoding linoleate 13S-lipoxygenase 3-1, chloroplastic, whose translation is MALTKEIMGGRLIDGPSFVRTSKMFMNQRLGMVKKNQFLVRPVLVPLQQIRRQEQVRRAVKVPPVAVISEEIMKANSNTSLPGKAVKFKVRALVTVRNKHKEDLKETIVKRLDALTDNIIGRNVVLELISTEVDPKSKEPKRSKGAALRDWSKKSKIKAERVHYTAEFTVDSDFGVPGAITVSNKHQQEFFLETITIDGFACGPVHFPCNSWVQSKKDHPAERVFFSNKPYLPSETPAGLKALRDKELSNLRGDGKGVRKKSDRIYDFDVYNDLGNPDKGNHLVRPGLGGKAIPYPRRCRTGRLPMDSDINAESRVEKPTPLYVPRDEQFEESKQITFSNGRLRAVLHTLIPAIKASISADNQDFGSFSDIGVLYKEGLLLKVGLQDEIWKNLPLLKAVNKIQESGEGQLKYDTPKILSRDKLAWLRDDEFARETVSGINPVSIERLRVFPPRSSLDPEIYGPLESALKEEHILGHLNGLSVSQALEENKLFMIDYHDIYLPFLDRINALDGRKAYATRTIFFSTPLGTLKPIAIELSLPPAGPNSRSKRVVTPPVDATGSWIWQLAKAHVCSNDASVHQLVHHWLRTHASLEPFILAAHRQLSAMHPIFKLLDPHMRYTLEINALARQNLINADGVIESCFTPGQYSMEISAAAYRNFWRFDKESLPADLIRRGMAVPDPTQPHGLKLLLEDYPYAQDGLLIWSAIENWVRTYVEHYYPDSSTVCNDKELQAWYSESVNVGHFDLRDADWWPKLATSEDLTWILTVLIWLASAQHAALNFGQYPYGGYVPNRPTLMRRLIPEENDPEYANFLADPQKYFLLALPNVLQGTKLMAVIDTLSTHSPDEEYIGERQQPSIWTGDTEMIEAFYDFSAEIQQIEQEINRRNGDPSLRHRCGAGVLPYELLAPSSGPGVTCRGVPNSVTI